In Camelina sativa cultivar DH55 chromosome 16, Cs, whole genome shotgun sequence, a single window of DNA contains:
- the LOC104753111 gene encoding long chain acyl-CoA synthetase 3-like has product MAASRYIIEVEKGQEGVDGGSPSVGPVYRSIYAKDGFPEPADDLVSAWDIFRLSVEKSPNNPMLGRREIVDGKAGKYIWQTYKEVYDVVIKLGNSIRTIGVGKGEKCGIYGANSPEWIISMEACNAHGLYCVPLYDTLGAGAIEFIICHAEVSLAFSEEKKISELLKTAPNSTKYLKNIVSFGEVTSEQRAEAERLGLTIYSWDQFLKLGEGKEYELPEKKRNDVCTIMYTSGTTGDPKGVLLTNESIIHLLEGVRKLLKTINEELTSKDVYLSYLPLAHIFDRVIEELFIYEAASIGFWRGDVKILIEDIAALKPTVFCAVPRVLERIYNGLQQKLSDGGLIKKTLFNFAFNHKQKNMEKGKTHTQASPLADKVVFKKVKEGLGGNVRLILSGAAPLAAHIESFLRVVACAHVLQGYGLTESCGGTFVSIPNELAMLGTVGPPVPNVDIRLESVPEMGYDALASKPRGEVCIRGKTLFSGYYKREDLTQEVLIDGWLHTGDVGEWQPDGALKIIDRKKNIFKLSQGEYVAVENLENIYSHVAAIESIWVYGNSYESYLVAVVCPSKIQIEHWAKEHNVSGDFESICQNPKTKEFILGEFNRVAKDKKLKGFELIKGVHLDTVPFDMERDLITPSYKKKRPQLLKYYQKEIDEMYNKAKK; this is encoded by the exons ATGGCGGCAAGTCGATACATCATAGAGGTTGAGAAGGGACAGGAAGGCGTTGATGGAGGAAGTCCATCTGTCGGTCCGGTTTACCGGAGTATCTACGCTAAAGATGGTTTTCCTGAACCGGCCGATGATCTCGTCAGTGCATGGGATATTTTCCG TCTGTCTGTGGAGAAGTCTCCAAATAATCCTATGCTTGGTCGTAGAGAAATCGTTGATGGAAAA GCTGGGAAATATATATGGCAAACTTACAAAGAAGTATACGATGTAGTGATCAAGCTTGGAAACTCTATCAGAACTATTGGAGTTGGAAAA GGAGAAAAGTGCGGTATTTATGGTGCCAACAGTCCTGAATGGATCATAAGCATGGAG gcTTGCAATGCTCATGGACTCTACTGTGTACCTTTATATGACACTCTAG GTGCTGGAGCAATAGAGTTCATCATTTGTCATGCTGAGGTCTCACTCGCTTTTTCTGAGGAGAAAAAGATCTCCGAG TTATTAAAGACAGCTCCAAATTCAACTAAATATTTGAAGA ATATTGTGAGCTTTGGTGAGGTTACAAGTGAGCAAAGAGCAGAAGCTGAGCGACTTGGATTAACAATATACTCATGGGACCAATTCTTGAAGCTA GGTGAGGGTAAAGAATATGAATTAccagagaagaaaagaaacgatGTTTGCACCATAATGTATACAAGTGGAACAACTGGTGATCCTAAAGGAGTCTTGCTTACAAATGAGAGCATTATTCATCTCCTTGAAGGTGTTAGAAAATTGCTTAAAACTATCAATGAAGAG TTAACCAGTAAAGATGTTTACCTATCATATCTACCTCTGGCTCATATCTTCGATCGTGTGATTGAGGAGCTGTTTATTTATGAAGCAGCCTCTATCGGATTCTGGCGAGGG GATGTTAAGATATTGATAGAAGACATTGCTGCATTAAAACCGACTGTTTTCTGCGCTGTTCCTCGCGTGCTAGAGAGAATATACAACG GTCTTCAGCAGAAACTTTCTGATGGTGGACTCATAAAGAAGACATTATTCAACTTTGCATTTAACCA caaacaaaaaaacatggagAAAGGGAAGACTCATACACAAGCATCTCCCCTCGCTGACAAAGTTGTATTTAAAAAG GTTAAAGAAGGATTGGGAGGAAACGTGCGTCTGATCCTCTCAGGAGCAGCTCCACTTGCAGCTCACATCGAATCTTTCCTTCGAGTTGTTGCATGTGCTCATGTTTTGCAAGGATACGGTCTAACAGAGAGTTGTGGTGGGACATTTGTGTCCATTCCAAATGAGCTTGCTATGCTTGGAACGGTTGGTCCACCGGTTCCAAACGTTGACATAAGGCTCGAGTCAGTTCCAGAGATGGGTTACGACGCTCTTGCAAGCAAGCCGCGTGGAGAGGTTTGCATCAGAGGAAAGACATTGTTCTCAGGATATTACAAACGTGAAGATCTCACTCAAGAAGTCCTCATTGATGGATGGCTTCACACTGGTGATGTTGGTGAGTGGCAACCAGATGGAGCATTGAAAATCATCGACCGTAAGAAGAACATCTTTAAACTCTCACAAGGAGAATACGTTGCGGTTGAGAACCTGGAGAACATTTATAGCCACGTAGCCGCCATTGAATCG ATATGGGTATATGGAAACAGCTATGAGTCTTACTTAGTGGCTGTGGTATGTCCAAGCAAGATACAGATCGAACATTGGGCTAAAGAACACAATGTTTCAGGAGACTTTGAGTCTATCTGTCAAAACCCAAAGACTAAAGAGTTTATACTTGGAGAATTCAACAGAGTAGCCAAAGACAAAAAG CTGAAGGGATTTGAGCTGATCAAAGGTGTTCATTTGGACACAGTCCCATTTGACATGGAAAGAGATCTCATCACACCTTCTTACAAGAAGAAAAGACCTCAGCTTCTCAAGTACTATCAG AAAGAGATCGATGAAATGTATAACAAGGCAAAGAAGTGA